A portion of the Oscillospiraceae bacterium genome contains these proteins:
- a CDS encoding histidine phosphatase family protein codes for MLIYFLRHGLTEYNAEKRYQGQRDIPLSAAGRAMLRKADIEPKTVYITPLCRTRQTAEVLFPTAKLVVVDGLKEMCFGSFEGRNYIEMEHDPDYLAWVAANCESPCPDGETKAAFSERICRAFSALVDKALADGEELLVILAHGGTQMAALERYALPHKDYYEWCGPNAGGFVLDAADWADKRVLHLVKTVQYTREADV; via the coding sequence ATGCTGATCTATTTCCTGCGCCACGGCCTGACCGAGTACAACGCCGAAAAGCGCTATCAGGGCCAGCGGGACATCCCGCTTTCTGCCGCTGGCCGCGCGATGCTGCGCAAGGCAGACATTGAACCCAAAACCGTGTACATCACCCCGCTGTGCCGCACCCGGCAGACCGCTGAGGTGCTGTTCCCCACTGCAAAGCTGGTGGTGGTGGACGGCCTGAAGGAGATGTGCTTCGGCAGCTTTGAGGGCCGCAATTACATCGAGATGGAGCATGACCCGGACTATCTGGCCTGGGTAGCCGCCAACTGTGAGAGCCCCTGCCCGGACGGCGAGACCAAGGCCGCTTTTTCTGAGCGCATCTGCCGCGCCTTTTCGGCACTGGTGGATAAGGCACTGGCCGACGGCGAAGAATTGCTGGTCATCCTGGCCCACGGCGGCACCCAGATGGCCGCGTTGGAGCGCTACGCCCTGCCCCATAAAGACTACTACGAATGGTGCGGCCCCAACGCGGGCGGCTTTGTGCTGGACGCCGCTGACTGGGCCGACAAGCGGGTGCTGCACCTTGTAAAGACCGTGCAGTACACCAGGGAGGCCGACGTATGA
- the cbiB gene encoding adenosylcobinamide-phosphate synthase CbiB, with amino-acid sequence MTGLAVLGGFVLDTLFGDPAWLPHPVVLMGKAISALEKRLRARLPKTPQGELLGGGIVAFCLPVGTFVCTGLVCLGAAKLSPWLGLAVQMFWCGQALAAKGLAQESMNVHKELVKGDLPAARKAVSRIVGRDTQNLTAEGVTKAAVETVAENASDGVIAPLLYMLIGGAPLALTYKAINTMDSMLGYKNETYLSFGRIPAKLDDAANYLPSRLAGLLWCAAAALTGNSAKGAWRIWRRDRRNHASPNSAQTESACAGALGVQLAGPAYYFGEYYPKPTIGDALRPIEPEDIRRANKMMYAESLLALLLGLAIRGVIL; translated from the coding sequence ATGACCGGGCTGGCCGTTCTGGGCGGCTTTGTGCTGGACACCCTCTTCGGCGACCCCGCGTGGCTGCCCCACCCGGTGGTGCTCATGGGCAAGGCCATCTCCGCGCTGGAAAAGCGCCTGCGCGCCCGCCTGCCCAAAACGCCCCAGGGCGAACTGCTGGGCGGCGGCATCGTGGCTTTTTGCCTGCCGGTGGGCACCTTTGTGTGCACCGGCCTTGTCTGCCTGGGCGCAGCAAAGCTCAGCCCGTGGCTGGGGCTGGCCGTGCAGATGTTCTGGTGCGGGCAGGCACTGGCCGCAAAGGGCCTTGCGCAGGAGAGCATGAACGTGCACAAGGAGCTTGTGAAGGGCGACCTGCCCGCAGCCCGCAAGGCTGTGAGCCGTATCGTGGGCCGCGACACCCAGAATCTGACCGCTGAAGGTGTGACCAAAGCCGCCGTGGAGACCGTGGCCGAAAACGCCAGCGACGGCGTGATCGCGCCGCTGCTGTATATGCTCATCGGCGGGGCACCGCTGGCGCTGACCTACAAGGCCATCAACACCATGGACAGCATGCTGGGCTACAAAAACGAAACGTACCTTTCTTTCGGCCGCATCCCCGCCAAGCTGGACGACGCGGCAAACTATCTGCCCAGCCGTCTGGCGGGTCTGCTGTGGTGCGCGGCGGCGGCCCTGACCGGCAACAGCGCCAAAGGGGCGTGGCGTATCTGGCGGCGGGACCGGCGCAACCATGCCAGCCCCAACAGTGCCCAGACCGAGAGCGCGTGTGCCGGAGCACTGGGCGTGCAGCTGGCCGGGCCTGCCTACTATTTTGGGGAATATTACCCCAAGCCTACCATTGGCGACGCCCTGCGTCCCATTGAGCCGGAGGACATCCGCCGCGCCAATAAAATGATGTATGCCGAAAGCCTGCTGGCCCTGCTGCTGGGGCTGGCGATCCGAGGGGTGATCTTATGA
- the cobT gene encoding nicotinate-nucleotide--dimethylbenzimidazole phosphoribosyltransferase, with the protein MTETELKTLLSGITPPDEAARAAAHAHWAGLAKPLGGLGALETLLEDAAALTGSAALDVSRRAVLVLCSDNGVVAQGVSQTDQSVTRAVAENLAARRTSVCQMARTAHCDVVPVDMGMDGDPVPGVADCRIAAGTADFTQGPAMTRAQAVEAVGRGIRLVQEQKAAGVQLLATGEMGIGNTTTSSAVAAVLLGQPVERMTGRGAGLSDEGLARKVDAICRGILRNEPDPTDPLDVLAKLGGFDLAGLCGVFLGGALEGVPVVMDGFISGVAALCAVRLCPAAAKAVFASHCSSEPAARLVLDALGKAPLLTAGLHLGEGTGAVASLPLWDMALAVYDHCYSFAEGGITPYTPQC; encoded by the coding sequence ATGACTGAAACGGAACTGAAAACTTTACTTTCCGGCATCACCCCGCCGGATGAAGCTGCCCGCGCCGCCGCCCACGCCCACTGGGCCGGATTGGCCAAACCTCTGGGCGGGCTGGGCGCACTGGAAACTTTGCTGGAAGATGCCGCCGCCCTCACCGGCAGTGCGGCGCTGGATGTTTCCCGCCGGGCTGTGCTGGTGCTCTGCTCCGACAACGGCGTGGTGGCTCAGGGCGTGAGCCAGACCGACCAGAGCGTGACCCGCGCAGTGGCGGAGAATCTGGCTGCCCGGCGTACCAGCGTGTGCCAGATGGCCCGTACTGCCCACTGCGATGTGGTGCCCGTGGACATGGGCATGGACGGAGACCCGGTGCCGGGGGTGGCAGACTGCCGCATTGCCGCCGGTACTGCCGATTTCACGCAGGGTCCCGCCATGACCCGCGCCCAGGCTGTGGAGGCCGTCGGCCGGGGCATCCGGCTGGTGCAGGAGCAGAAAGCTGCCGGTGTGCAGCTGCTGGCCACCGGCGAAATGGGCATTGGCAACACCACCACTTCCAGTGCGGTGGCAGCGGTGCTGCTGGGCCAGCCGGTGGAACGGATGACCGGCCGGGGAGCCGGCCTTTCGGATGAAGGGCTGGCCCGCAAGGTGGATGCCATCTGCCGGGGCATCCTGCGCAACGAGCCGGACCCCACAGACCCTCTGGACGTGCTGGCCAAGCTGGGCGGCTTTGATCTTGCCGGGCTGTGCGGCGTCTTTCTGGGCGGTGCGCTGGAAGGCGTGCCCGTGGTAATGGACGGCTTCATCAGCGGCGTGGCGGCCCTGTGCGCCGTGCGGCTGTGCCCTGCCGCGGCCAAAGCGGTGTTTGCCAGTCACTGTTCCTCGGAGCCTGCCGCCCGTCTGGTGCTGGATGCACTGGGCAAGGCCCCGCTTCTCACCGCCGGGCTGCATCTGGGCGAGGGCACCGGCGCTGTGGCCAGCCTCCCGCTGTGGGACATGGCACTGGCGGTGTACGACCACTGTTATTCCTTTGCGGAGGGCGGCATCACGCCGTACACCCCGCAATGCTGA
- a CDS encoding bifunctional adenosylcobinamide kinase/adenosylcobinamide-phosphate guanylyltransferase produces MIFITGPLYSGKRTFAKTLPGRCICDVQELAAGAENPEKLADELSAYDIVLATEVGGGVVPMDPAERAGREAAGRLACLLAARADCVVQMFCGIPTVLKGELPTC; encoded by the coding sequence ATGATCTTTATCACCGGGCCGCTTTACAGCGGCAAGCGCACCTTTGCCAAGACCCTGCCCGGACGGTGCATCTGCGATGTACAGGAGCTGGCCGCCGGGGCCGAAAATCCGGAAAAACTCGCGGACGAGCTGTCCGCTTACGATATCGTGCTTGCCACCGAAGTGGGCGGCGGCGTGGTACCCATGGACCCCGCCGAACGTGCCGGACGCGAAGCCGCCGGGCGGCTGGCCTGTCTGCTGGCCGCACGGGCAGACTGCGTTGTGCAGATGTTCTGCGGCATCCCCACCGTTCTGAAAGGAGAACTGCCAACATGCTGA
- a CDS encoding bifunctional adenosylcobinamide kinase/adenosylcobinamide-phosphate guanylyltransferase, with product MLTLVIGGAASGKSEYAESLVLRSTLPRYYLATMQVWDAECAARVEKHRRMRAAKQFETVECPLHLDAVHLPARGTALLEDLGNLTANELYDPAGAGPQTAQAILSGLDAVYAQCETLIVVSNEVFSGGTDYAGDTDRYLLALAQVNNALAARADAVVRVVCGIPVYYKGVEK from the coding sequence ATGCTGACGCTGGTGATCGGCGGGGCGGCCAGCGGAAAAAGCGAATACGCCGAGAGTCTGGTACTGCGCAGCACTCTGCCGCGCTATTATCTAGCCACCATGCAGGTGTGGGACGCCGAATGTGCCGCCCGGGTGGAAAAGCACCGCAGAATGCGGGCGGCAAAACAGTTTGAAACGGTGGAGTGCCCCCTGCATCTGGACGCCGTGCATCTGCCCGCCCGTGGTACCGCGTTGCTGGAAGATCTGGGCAACCTGACTGCCAACGAGCTCTATGATCCCGCCGGGGCCGGGCCGCAGACCGCGCAGGCCATTCTTTCCGGGCTGGACGCCGTGTATGCCCAGTGTGAAACCCTGATCGTCGTCTCCAACGAGGTGTTCAGCGGCGGGACCGACTACGCAGGCGACACCGACCGCTATCTGCTGGCGCTGGCGCAGGTGAACAACGCGCTGGCCGCCCGGGCCGACGCCGTGGTGCGGGTGGTGTGCGGCATCCCTGTTTATTATAAAGGAGTGGAAAAATGA
- the cbiE gene encoding precorrin-6y C5,15-methyltransferase (decarboxylating) subunit CbiE, which produces MITLIGMGSGTPGSLTAQGLAALQGADRILGAKRLLATLPEGCTGNRQALYKPDEILACLAAHPDEEIALVYSGDTGFYSGASQLLPMLRAFGISCRVLPGLSSVQLLAAAVGRPWQDWTLVSAHGCACDPVSACMNHKTVFFLTGGAETPATLCAALTAAGLGDAHALVGENLGTPDEKIHFGTAQELAGQTFASLSVLLVEHAVHPERRTPGLPDEAFTRGEVPMTKQEVRAAVLAKLAVRPADTLWDVGAGTGSVSVELALAAPQGHVYAVECEPDACALIRRNREKFAAWNLSLIEGRAPAALEALPAPDAVFIGGTKGSMAAVVDTVLAKNANARICIAAIALESLSAAIAALTAHGLSAEVTQLAVSRTRPAGRLHLLTANNPIFLITGERK; this is translated from the coding sequence ATGATCACACTCATTGGTATGGGCTCCGGCACCCCCGGCAGCCTGACCGCACAGGGTCTTGCCGCCCTGCAGGGTGCCGACCGCATTCTGGGCGCAAAGCGGCTGCTGGCCACACTGCCGGAGGGCTGCACCGGAAACCGGCAGGCCCTGTACAAACCGGACGAAATTCTGGCCTGTCTGGCCGCGCACCCGGACGAGGAAATTGCGCTGGTGTACAGCGGCGATACCGGGTTCTACTCCGGCGCATCCCAGCTGCTGCCCATGCTGCGGGCCTTTGGCATCTCCTGCCGGGTTCTGCCCGGCCTTTCCAGCGTACAGCTGCTGGCCGCCGCCGTAGGCCGCCCCTGGCAGGACTGGACTCTTGTTTCTGCCCACGGCTGTGCCTGCGACCCGGTGTCTGCCTGCATGAACCATAAAACCGTATTCTTTCTCACCGGCGGGGCCGAGACCCCGGCCACCCTGTGTGCCGCGCTGACCGCCGCCGGGCTGGGCGATGCCCACGCCCTTGTGGGCGAAAACCTTGGCACTCCCGACGAAAAGATCCACTTTGGCACCGCGCAGGAACTGGCCGGGCAGACCTTTGCTTCCCTGAGTGTCCTGCTGGTGGAACATGCCGTGCACCCGGAACGCCGCACCCCCGGCCTGCCGGATGAGGCCTTCACCCGGGGCGAGGTGCCCATGACCAAGCAGGAAGTGCGGGCCGCCGTGCTGGCCAAACTGGCCGTGCGCCCCGCCGATACCCTGTGGGACGTGGGGGCCGGTACCGGCAGCGTGAGCGTGGAGCTGGCACTGGCCGCCCCGCAGGGGCATGTGTATGCGGTGGAGTGTGAGCCGGACGCCTGCGCCCTCATCCGCCGGAACCGCGAAAAATTTGCGGCGTGGAACCTCTCCCTCATTGAGGGCCGTGCCCCTGCCGCACTGGAAGCCCTGCCTGCCCCGGATGCCGTGTTCATTGGCGGCACCAAGGGCAGCATGGCCGCGGTGGTGGACACGGTTCTGGCCAAAAACGCCAATGCGCGCATCTGCATTGCCGCCATTGCGCTGGAATCCCTGAGCGCCGCCATTGCAGCCCTTACGGCTCATGGCCTTTCCGCTGAGGTGACCCAGCTTGCCGTGAGCCGTACCAGACCGGCAGGCAGGCTCCACCTGCTGACCGCCAACAACCCCATTTTTCTGATCACGGGAGAACGCAAATGA
- the cobD gene encoding threonine-phosphate decarboxylase CobD translates to MTQLTHGGDWAGYRAQYGHDALDFSANVSPLGLPQGVANAIAAALPHADRYPDPLCRALRAKLAPHEGIPAESILCGNGAADLIFRLAWAAKPRTALVTAPTFAEYAAALESAGCAVRRHFLQAEVDFAVTDSILSSITPEVDMVFLCQPNNPTGQLTPLPLVERILRRCEVCGALLVVDECFLDFLPDCDALTAKALLDSKNLLILKAFTKLYGMAGVRLGYCLCANTALLEAMQAAGQPWAVSSLAQAAGLAALDETAYVAQVRALIAQQRPRLTAGLRALGLRVLDGRANYLLFQGPETLGDALRQRGVVLRSCSNYPGLDGSWYRTAVRTGPENDELLKTLAEVLA, encoded by the coding sequence ATGACACAGCTGACACACGGCGGCGACTGGGCCGGATATCGGGCACAGTACGGGCACGACGCGCTGGATTTTTCGGCCAACGTGAGCCCGCTGGGCCTGCCGCAGGGCGTGGCGAACGCCATTGCTGCCGCCCTGCCTCACGCCGACCGCTACCCCGACCCCCTGTGCCGGGCACTGCGGGCAAAGCTGGCCCCGCACGAGGGGATCCCGGCAGAATCTATCCTCTGCGGCAACGGCGCGGCAGACCTGATCTTCCGGCTGGCGTGGGCGGCAAAGCCCCGCACCGCGCTGGTGACCGCCCCCACTTTTGCCGAGTACGCCGCCGCGCTGGAAAGTGCGGGCTGTGCGGTGCGGCGACATTTTCTGCAGGCAGAGGTCGATTTTGCCGTGACGGATTCCATCCTATCCTCCATCACGCCGGAGGTGGACATGGTATTTCTCTGCCAGCCCAACAACCCCACCGGGCAGCTCACGCCGCTGCCCCTTGTGGAGCGCATCCTGCGCCGGTGCGAAGTCTGCGGGGCACTGCTGGTGGTGGACGAATGTTTTCTGGATTTTCTGCCCGACTGCGACGCCCTGACCGCCAAAGCCCTGCTGGACAGCAAAAATCTGCTGATCCTCAAGGCCTTTACCAAGCTGTACGGCATGGCCGGGGTGCGGCTGGGGTACTGCCTGTGTGCCAACACGGCCCTGCTGGAAGCCATGCAGGCCGCCGGGCAGCCGTGGGCGGTGTCCAGTCTGGCGCAGGCCGCCGGGCTTGCCGCACTGGACGAAACGGCCTATGTGGCACAGGTGCGGGCACTCATTGCGCAGCAGCGGCCCCGGCTCACGGCCGGGCTGCGGGCACTGGGCCTGCGGGTACTGGACGGCCGAGCAAACTACCTGCTGTTCCAGGGGCCGGAAACGCTGGGCGATGCCCTGCGGCAGCGGGGCGTGGTGCTGCGCAGCTGCAGCAACTACCCCGGGCTGGACGGCAGCTGGTACCGCACCGCCGTGCGTACCGGGCCGGAAAACGATGAACTGTTAAAGACCCTTGCGGAGGTACTGGCATGA
- a CDS encoding adenosylcobinamide-GDP ribazoletransferase — translation MIVLQTVAVAFAMFSAVPVPQFNWTEKNMRYAMCAFPLIGVVIGLLWFLCGVLPLPGAARAAGFCLIPVWVTGGIHLDGYADTCDALSSYGDREKKLEILKDPHCGAFAVIRLCSYFAAYLALCACVQFTPQAGLLWMMALVLERALSGYAVAAFPMAKNTGLAHTFASAADRATVRRVLALLAAVLCCAMLALGGWALMLAALAVLWRYHAVACKQFGGITGDLAGWFLQKTEIWMLAALCACQWGGLL, via the coding sequence ATGATCGTTTTGCAGACCGTTGCCGTGGCGTTCGCCATGTTTTCGGCTGTGCCGGTGCCGCAGTTCAACTGGACCGAAAAGAACATGCGGTATGCGATGTGCGCCTTCCCTCTCATCGGGGTGGTCATCGGGCTGCTGTGGTTCCTGTGCGGCGTGCTGCCCCTGCCGGGTGCGGCGCGGGCGGCGGGCTTCTGCCTGATCCCGGTCTGGGTCACCGGCGGCATCCATCTGGACGGTTACGCCGACACCTGCGACGCACTTTCGAGCTACGGCGACCGGGAAAAGAAGCTGGAGATCTTAAAGGACCCTCACTGCGGGGCCTTTGCCGTGATCCGTCTGTGCAGCTACTTTGCGGCCTATCTGGCCCTGTGCGCCTGTGTACAGTTCACCCCGCAGGCAGGGCTGCTCTGGATGATGGCACTGGTGCTGGAACGGGCGCTCTCCGGCTATGCGGTGGCGGCGTTCCCCATGGCAAAGAACACCGGCCTTGCCCACACCTTTGCCTCGGCAGCCGACAGAGCCACTGTACGCCGGGTGCTGGCCCTTCTGGCCGCTGTACTGTGCTGCGCCATGCTGGCACTGGGTGGTTGGGCGCTGATGCTGGCCGCACTGGCTGTGCTGTGGCGGTACCACGCCGTTGCCTGCAAGCAGTTCGGCGGCATCACCGGTGATCTGGCCGGGTGGTTTTTGCAGAAAACCGAGATCTGGATGCTGGCGGCACTGTGTGCCTGCCAGTGGGGAGGGCTGTTATGA
- a CDS encoding precorrin-8X methylmutase: MTPQHHLPADIERTSLSIITAELAELGLTPPPETAAVVKRVIHTTADFDYARNLRFTPGAVAAGVKALRAGTPIITDTNMALAGITKPGLARLGGTALCYMADPEVAALAKAGGTTRAVASMQRAAQEHPGAVLAVGNAPTALLTIADQIEAGLRPALVIGVPVGFVNVVESKERLFATCEAFGVSAIVAMGRKGGSNVAAAICNALLYSAAEMLDPAARGWR; this comes from the coding sequence ATGACCCCGCAGCATCATCTGCCCGCCGACATCGAGCGGACAAGCCTTTCCATCATCACAGCCGAGCTGGCGGAACTGGGCCTGACGCCTCCGCCGGAAACCGCCGCCGTGGTCAAGCGGGTGATCCACACCACCGCCGACTTTGACTATGCCCGGAATCTGCGCTTCACTCCCGGTGCCGTGGCGGCCGGGGTGAAGGCCCTGCGGGCGGGCACTCCCATCATCACCGACACGAACATGGCGCTGGCCGGCATCACCAAGCCCGGCCTTGCCCGCCTGGGCGGCACGGCCCTGTGCTACATGGCTGACCCGGAGGTGGCCGCCCTTGCCAAAGCAGGCGGCACCACCCGGGCGGTGGCTTCCATGCAGCGGGCCGCGCAGGAGCACCCCGGTGCCGTGCTGGCCGTGGGCAACGCCCCCACCGCCCTGCTGACCATCGCCGACCAGATCGAAGCCGGGCTGCGTCCTGCACTGGTCATTGGCGTACCGGTGGGGTTCGTGAATGTGGTGGAAAGCAAGGAGCGGCTGTTTGCCACCTGCGAAGCCTTTGGCGTATCCGCCATCGTGGCCATGGGCCGCAAGGGCGGCAGCAACGTGGCCGCTGCCATCTGCAATGCCCTGCTCTATTCTGCCGCCGAAATGCTGGACCCCGCGGCCCGGGGCTGGCGGTGA
- a CDS encoding cobyrinate a,c-diamide synthase produces the protein MMQFVIAAPRSGSGKTTVTCALLAALKKRGMGPCAFKSGPDYIDPMFHRSVLGVESHNLDLYLSAKNTVRELYAYYAAGHGAVVCEGAMGFYDGQGLTTRASAWELADALDLPVLLVVQPKGASVTLAAEIQGLVHFKPESHIAGILLNDCSEKLFRMLKPLLETETGLPVLGYLPRLPQAVVESRHLGLKTAGEITDLAQKIGLLADALEANLDWATLEALTERPAPAPVPPPALQTAGVRIAVAQDKAFCFAYAETLDCLRTAGAELVFFSPVHDTALPEDICGLYLPGGYPELYARPLSENKTMRDAIRDAVNGGLPTVAECGGFLYLGQTLEDASGAAWPMAGVLPGKGVKVGRLVRFGYADMTAKADSLLFHAGEHLHIHEFHHWDSTDNGSDFSVWKSEKIQWECGFASMSLYAGFPHLYWAGTPLPRRFVSGAKFYQRQKRNTHD, from the coding sequence ATGATGCAGTTCGTCATCGCCGCACCGCGTTCCGGCAGCGGCAAGACCACCGTCACCTGCGCCCTGCTGGCCGCTTTGAAAAAGCGGGGCATGGGCCCCTGCGCCTTCAAGAGCGGGCCGGACTATATCGACCCCATGTTCCACCGGTCGGTGCTGGGGGTGGAGAGCCACAATCTGGATCTTTATCTTTCTGCCAAAAATACGGTACGGGAACTGTACGCCTATTATGCCGCCGGGCACGGGGCTGTGGTGTGCGAAGGGGCCATGGGTTTTTACGATGGGCAGGGCCTGACCACCCGCGCCAGTGCCTGGGAGCTGGCCGATGCGCTGGACCTGCCGGTACTGTTGGTGGTACAGCCCAAGGGGGCCAGTGTGACGCTGGCCGCAGAGATTCAGGGCCTTGTGCATTTCAAACCGGAGAGCCACATTGCAGGCATCCTGCTGAATGACTGCTCCGAAAAGCTCTTCCGGATGCTCAAGCCCCTGCTGGAAACCGAGACCGGCCTGCCGGTGCTGGGGTATCTGCCCCGCCTGCCGCAGGCGGTGGTGGAGAGCCGCCATCTGGGCCTGAAAACCGCCGGAGAGATTACCGATCTTGCCCAGAAGATCGGCCTGCTGGCCGATGCGCTGGAAGCAAATCTGGACTGGGCAACGCTGGAAGCGCTGACCGAACGACCGGCTCCTGCCCCGGTGCCTCCGCCTGCTCTGCAAACGGCGGGCGTCCGCATTGCTGTGGCACAGGATAAGGCATTCTGCTTTGCCTACGCCGAAACGCTGGACTGCCTGCGCACTGCCGGGGCAGAGCTGGTGTTCTTCAGTCCGGTGCACGACACCGCCCTGCCGGAGGACATCTGCGGGCTGTATCTGCCCGGCGGCTACCCGGAACTGTATGCCCGGCCGCTGAGCGAAAACAAAACCATGCGCGATGCCATCCGGGATGCCGTAAATGGCGGCCTGCCCACGGTGGCAGAGTGCGGCGGCTTTCTGTATCTGGGGCAGACGCTGGAAGATGCCAGCGGTGCCGCCTGGCCCATGGCAGGCGTTCTGCCCGGCAAAGGCGTCAAGGTGGGGCGGCTGGTGCGGTTCGGCTATGCCGACATGACCGCCAAAGCCGACAGCCTGCTGTTCCATGCAGGAGAGCATTTGCATATTCACGAATTCCACCACTGGGATTCCACCGACAATGGTTCAGACTTTTCCGTTTGGAAAAGCGAAAAAATACAGTGGGAATGCGGATTTGCAAGCATGAGTTTGTACGCCGGTTTCCCGCATCTTTACTGGGCAGGCACTCCCCTGCCCCGCCGCTTTGTGAGCGGTGCAAAGTTCTATCAACGACAAAAGAGAAACACACATGACTGA
- a CDS encoding cobyric acid synthase, producing the protein MNKATCIMVQGTMSGAGKSLLCAALCRIFAQDGYRVAPFKSQNMALNSFVTRDGLEMGRAQVVQAQAAGMEPDVRMNPILLKPSSDTGSQVIVNGEVRGQMPAAAYFKMKRSLIPDILAAYNSLAEEVDIIVIEGAGSPAEINLKADDIVNMGLAKLVDAPVLLAGDIDRGGVFAQLYGTVALLEPDERTRIKGLLINKFRGDVEILRPGLAMLEEKTQLPVLGVIPYLKVDIEDEDSLSTRLEAGRAVKPLDAAILRLPHISNFTDFMPLEQHPLLGVRYVQSPRQLGTPDVVILPGTKNTIDDLLWLRQCGLEAAVLKLAAQGTPVLGVCGGYQMLGHTLADPDGEESGTPCTLRGLALLPTDTVFNAEKQLRQTHATAEAIPFAGAKLTGYEIHAGRTTVQGSPFCILADGTPEGCVQANVFGTYLHGLFDTGELTEKLTAFLCKKKGISPADAPLLSMEQYRQQQFDLLADGVRAALDMDAVYAAMGMDRKGGNRV; encoded by the coding sequence ATGAACAAAGCAACCTGCATTATGGTGCAGGGCACCATGAGCGGTGCAGGCAAAAGCCTGCTGTGCGCCGCACTGTGCCGCATTTTTGCACAGGACGGCTACCGGGTGGCTCCTTTCAAGAGCCAAAACATGGCCCTGAACAGCTTTGTGACCCGGGACGGGCTGGAAATGGGCCGGGCGCAGGTGGTGCAGGCGCAGGCCGCCGGGATGGAACCGGACGTGCGCATGAACCCCATCCTGCTCAAACCCAGCAGCGACACCGGCAGTCAAGTGATCGTGAACGGCGAGGTGCGGGGGCAGATGCCCGCCGCCGCCTACTTTAAAATGAAGCGGTCGCTGATCCCGGACATCCTTGCCGCCTACAACAGTCTGGCCGAAGAGGTGGACATCATCGTCATTGAGGGAGCTGGCAGCCCGGCCGAGATCAACCTGAAAGCCGACGACATTGTGAACATGGGCCTTGCCAAGCTGGTGGACGCCCCTGTGCTGCTGGCCGGAGACATCGACCGGGGCGGCGTCTTTGCACAGCTGTACGGAACGGTGGCCCTGCTGGAGCCGGACGAGCGGACCCGCATCAAGGGGCTGCTCATCAACAAGTTCCGGGGCGACGTAGAGATCCTGCGTCCCGGCCTTGCCATGCTGGAAGAAAAAACGCAGCTGCCGGTGCTGGGGGTCATCCCCTACCTGAAGGTGGACATTGAGGATGAGGATTCCCTTTCCACCCGGCTGGAGGCAGGGCGGGCCGTCAAACCACTGGATGCGGCCATTCTGCGCCTGCCGCACATCTCCAACTTCACCGACTTCATGCCGCTGGAACAGCACCCGCTGCTGGGGGTGCGCTATGTGCAGAGCCCCCGCCAGCTGGGCACGCCGGATGTGGTGATCCTGCCCGGCACCAAAAACACCATAGACGACCTACTGTGGCTGCGTCAGTGCGGGCTGGAAGCGGCGGTGCTCAAGCTGGCCGCGCAGGGCACCCCTGTGCTGGGCGTGTGCGGCGGCTACCAGATGCTGGGGCACACCCTTGCCGATCCGGACGGCGAAGAAAGCGGCACTCCCTGCACCCTGCGCGGTCTGGCGCTTCTGCCCACGGACACCGTGTTCAACGCCGAAAAGCAGCTGCGCCAGACCCATGCCACCGCCGAGGCCATCCCCTTTGCCGGGGCAAAGCTGACCGGCTACGAGATCCACGCCGGGCGCACGACAGTGCAGGGCAGCCCGTTCTGCATTCTGGCCGACGGCACGCCGGAAGGGTGTGTGCAGGCCAATGTGTTCGGCACCTACCTGCATGGGCTGTTTGACACCGGCGAGCTGACCGAAAAACTCACCGCATTTTTGTGCAAAAAGAAGGGCATCTCCCCCGCCGACGCACCGTTGCTCTCGATGGAGCAGTACCGGCAGCAGCAGTTCGACCTGCTGGCCGACGGCGTGCGGGCCGCGCTGGACATGGATGCCGTATACGCCGCCATGGGCATGGACCGCAAAGGAGGGAACCGCGTATGA